The Neorhizobium sp. NCHU2750 genome contains the following window.
CCGAGGGCGAAAGCCTTCAAGGCGAGAGGAAATGTGCCATGGGTGACGTCGTCAATCTCAGGCAGTTCCGCAAGAGCAAGGCCCGTTCCGAGAAGGAACGGCAGGCCGAACAGAATCGCCTGAGCCACGGCCGCAGCAAGGTCGAGAAGAACCTCACCGATGCGCTGAACGAGAAGGCTGAGCGTGTCCTTGATCAGGGCAAGCTCGACAAGTCCCATAACGACACAGATTAGGTGGACATTAAGATCTTGTTATCTGTGCCTATTTGGGTCGCTTGACGTCCACCGTTGCGCCAAATTTATAGAGGCCCTTGGTCATGATGATCATGGAGCCCCTTTTGATTCACAAGCATTCTGCGACACTTCACGGGCATCGAACGAGCTTCTCTCTCGAAGATGAGTTCTGGTCCGAACTGAAGACGATCGCCAAGGCACGGGGCATGAGCCTCGCCGGCCTGATCACCGAAATCGATGATGAACGCGGGGGGCTTGGCAATCTCTCGTCGTCCCTGCGTCTCTATGTTCTTCGCTACCTGAAGAACACGCTCGCGACCGAGAACGAACAGCACGCCAATCCGCAGGCGGCGCTGCCGGCGGCCTGAAGCGCGTCGGAGGCTTCAAAACAGCCTCCCACGCGCAATTTCCCAGCCTATCGCATGCCTGCCGAAAGCGCCCCCTCCATCAGGATCGGGCAATCGACAGGACAGCCATATCAGGTGTGATACCGGAGCCCTCGGCGCCGTCGCCTGCGCCATCCCACCATTCGCCACAAACGCCTATTGGCCAACGCCCGGCAGGCTTTGTCCGCCGAAGGACGGAGCCGGTTGGGCTCCGGGTGTCAAGTTCTCATCGGTCGGCGGCACGGATAGCTGCGGGCCGTCGCTCTGGCGTTGCCGCTGTTGTTCTGCAGCCTTGGCGGCTTCTGCCGCAGCCTGCTTCTGCTGCTCTTCCGTGGCGGCCTGTCTTGCCTTTTCCGCTGCCCGCTCGGACGCATTGAAATTATAAAGCGCCACCTCGCGGCGCAGCCTCTGCTTTTCCAGCACGCTCGACTGCAGCATCTCCACCCGGCGACGCTCCTGTTCATAGGCGCGCATCGACAGGAAATTGGAGAGCGCGGAAACGTCGAGGCGCTCCTTCGGCGCCGAATAATCGCCGGAATAGTTGAGACGGATCGTCGGATCGCCGCCGGCAATCGCCTCGTCCTTGGCGTCATAGGTGGCCGCGATCGAGGCATCCATCCCGCCATCGGCGAGATCGGCATGCCCCTCACCCGTCAGCACGAGGCCACGAGCGGGAACCTTCACCTCCTGCGCCCTGATATCGCCGCCGGTGATAGTCACCGGAATGCTGACCTGTCCCAGATCGAGACTGCCACGATGGACGATATCGGCAACACGCGCGGCAACCTTGCCCTCGTTCACCTCGCCCTTGGCGGCATCGGTGGATGCCATCACCTGCGACAGGAGATCGGGATTAATCCCGTCCACCGAAAGGCTCGCCAACCGGATCGTGCCCGAACCGCTCAGCGCCGCAAGCAGGTCCCGCATATTGGCGCCGCTCGCCTCCGCCGACGCACCGAGGCTCACCCTGCCGCTCGCCACGGGCTTGCCGCCACGCTGCCAGGCGATAGAGCCAAGATCGGCATTGTCCACCTTGAGCTTGGTCTGCAGGATGCCCGTATGGTTGGCGTTGGAGATCAGCATCTTTCCGCCGATCTTGCCGCCATGCCAGTCGCCGCTCATCTCATCGAGCGAAATTCCGCCCTGCTGGTGAGCGAGTTTCGTTTGGAAATTGGCAATCGTCCCCATTTCATCGGCATGAAATGCATGTGCCTTCAGGTCGAGGGCCAGCTGCGCATCGCCGAACATCGGCAGCGAGAATGCATCGGCTGACGGTTTTCCTGTAGCCGCATCGGTCAGCGGTCCGAACACGGCCTCACCCAGCCAGCCGAGATCGACCGTGTCGACATCGAGCCCGCCGGCGGCCTTGAGATTGGCAGCCGTCCGGTCGATCGACAGCCTGCCCGTGAAATTGTTGCCGTCTGCCTGACCGTGCAGCGCCGAAATGTTGATCGCCTTGTCATTGATGGCGAGATCGGACTGGATATCGACCGGCAAGCCGCCGCCGAACTGCGGAATGCTGATGCCGGTGAGCAGCAGATAGGGTTCGATATCCTGGCTCTTCAATTCCACATGCCCGCGCCCGGCGGCGAAATCTGAGGCATCCAGCGATATGTCACCGCCTGCCGCAAGCGTGGTCCGCGCAGTGGCGAAGGCGAGCTTCGTTTTCGCTGCCCCTTCGGCAGGCTTGTTGACATCGAGCGACAGCGTGCCCGCCCCGTCTGCGCCGAACGGCAATATGTCGATACCGGCCTGGCCGAGCAGCACTTCCGAATGCGGATTGGCAAGCGAAGCGGCAAGCGTCATCGCGTTCCCGCCGGTCAGGTCGAAGAGCGTCGGAAGATCGACGGAAGCGTTGACGCTGCTGCCGTTGACGGTGCCGGTCACCTTGGCCGCCAGCCCACCGCCCCCCTGCCCGACCGTCAGGTCAGCCGAGAGATCCGCCTTGGAATAATATCCGGCATTTGCAGCCAGCCGGTCGAGAACCGGATGTTCCGGCAATTGCTGTTTCAGCATCGCCATG
Protein-coding sequences here:
- a CDS encoding AsmA-like C-terminal region-containing protein, with the protein product MIGRVMLAIGGVIVVVLFAALLAPFFLDWSSFRVEFEEQASRMLGKKVSVHGKVDARILPFPSITLHDVRIGPDAEGKPLAQIASFSMDMELAPFLSGEARIFDMRIDDPKVRVHILKDGTLDWMRGSKPAIPTRVVVIEDVHVTNASVDLVDEQSGRSRSLTGLTAEMSAQSLAGPWRGEGNATLDGEEAHFSLVTGAANVEEKKLPLRLRVWPDAAPLEVNLDGDLALADNVPTYGGNFTANVLQEEDDTEPVNAPPPAPRVKGTFELTNDRIRVSDYRLEAGALNDPYVVTGEATLDTGVKPEFLLTAEGQQIDANHIGQQQGERGKTSRDAASSAQRRLHAFVEMAASIPIPQVPGHASLKLPAVIWNDTTIRDIQLDVRPAGAGWTVDKAVATFPGRTKMEASGALVLEGKPSFKGNMLFASTQPSGLADWLSGHVDPAIRQLRTAGFSADVDLTTERQRFADLELSIGPATLKGDIERHSQAGQPQSLSLDLSGDEIDLDAMRALGSLVTGEDAGRSVLDHRLEAKLKAQKFTAFGVTAENVDTAFTMAGGVLSLGHLSAGDIAGAKVSAVGQVEGSLLDYKGTAKVHFQSADPTAFMAMLKQQLPEHPVLDRLAANAGYYSKADLSADLTVGQGGGGLAAKVTGTVNGSSVNASVDLPTLFDLTGGNAMTLAASLANPHSEVLLGQAGIDILPFGADGAGTLSLDVNKPAEGAAKTKLAFATARTTLAAGGDISLDASDFAAGRGHVELKSQDIEPYLLLTGISIPQFGGGLPVDIQSDLAINDKAINISALHGQADGNNFTGRLSIDRTAANLKAAGGLDVDTVDLGWLGEAVFGPLTDAATGKPSADAFSLPMFGDAQLALDLKAHAFHADEMGTIANFQTKLAHQQGGISLDEMSGDWHGGKIGGKMLISNANHTGILQTKLKVDNADLGSIAWQRGGKPVASGRVSLGASAEASGANMRDLLAALSGSGTIRLASLSVDGINPDLLSQVMASTDAAKGEVNEGKVAARVADIVHRGSLDLGQVSIPVTITGGDIRAQEVKVPARGLVLTGEGHADLADGGMDASIAATYDAKDEAIAGGDPTIRLNYSGDYSAPKERLDVSALSNFLSMRAYEQERRRVEMLQSSVLEKQRLRREVALYNFNASERAAEKARQAATEEQQKQAAAEAAKAAEQQRQRQSDGPQLSVPPTDENLTPGAQPAPSFGGQSLPGVGQ
- a CDS encoding DUF4169 family protein, which encodes MGDVVNLRQFRKSKARSEKERQAEQNRLSHGRSKVEKNLTDALNEKAERVLDQGKLDKSHNDTD
- a CDS encoding ribbon-helix-helix domain-containing protein — translated: MIHKHSATLHGHRTSFSLEDEFWSELKTIAKARGMSLAGLITEIDDERGGLGNLSSSLRLYVLRYLKNTLATENEQHANPQAALPAA